The DNA window AGGCTCCCAAAGGCCGCCTGATTCTCCCACAGGTACAGACGATGCGGGAATTGCTGGATAAAAAATGCATCGTTCTAAGCGCCACCACCGACAAACTGGTGGAAGCCCTGGAACAGCTGAAAAATCCACCAAAACTGATCATCACCGACTCCCAGGTCTTTGACTATGTCTACGAACACAAACCGGAAGGAAGCCTGCTCACCTCTTTCTCTGTCCTCTTCGCCGACTACAAAGGCGACCTGGACTACTACAAAGAGGGAGCCAAAAAACTGATGAACCTATCCGCCGACTCCCGCGTCCTGATCGCCGAATGCTGCACCCATGCACCACTGAAAGAAGACATCGGCAGAGAAAAGATCCCGCGGATGTTGAAGAAAAAATACGGCGAAACCCTGGAAGTGACTGTCGTAAGCGGCACCGACTACCCCAAAGACCTGACCCCATACGACCTGATCATCCAGTGCGGCGCCTGCATGTTCAACCGCAAATACGTCCTCCACCGCATCCAACAGGCAAAAGACCAGGGCGTAGCAATGACCAACTACGGTGTAGCAATCGCTCAATTAAAAGGTATCTTGGATAAAATTGTCTGTTAAAGTAAAAACAAAAATACTTTTACAAGTCGATCACTGAAAATTTATTATTATATTACCATGTAGCGTACCTTTTCGTGTTCCAATACACAGCTCGAAGAAGCCGGATGACAGGACAGTCAGAAAGGCGAGCAACACTTTGTGGGCGGTTAGAGGCGATTTTGAGATCCGACACCTACGTAGACTTTCGCGAGTGTCAGCTGACACTCGTGAATATTAGTCGGAGTTGGTGGCTAGCTCAAAACGCCTCTGCCCACGTTGCCACCTTCTGACTGTCCTGCCATCCGGCTTCTCCGGGCGTCCGGATGCATTTCCCTCCTACTTGTAAATAAGCCCCCTTTTTGATACAATAAATAAAATAAGGCTTTTTATGCCCAACGGATCAAATAAGGAGAATGCATATGAAAGTAGTAATACTGGCAGGCGGTTTCGGTACCCGGATCAGTGAGGAGAGTGTACTGAAACCAAAACCTATGGTGGAAATCGGGGACAAACCGATTCTCTGGCATATCATGAAACTTTATTCCTACTATGGATATAATGAATTTGTGATCTGCTGTGGATACAAGCAGCATATGATCAAAGAATGGTTCGCAGATTATTACCTGCACAGCTGTGACGTGACATTTGACTTTACGCAGGGAAATAAAATGACGGTGCACAACAACATCTCTGAACCGTGGAAAGTAACCCTGGTAGATACCGGACTGAATACGATGACCGGAGGAAGAATCAAACGGGTAAAAGAACATCTGAACGGTGAACCGTTCCTTCTGACATATGGAGACGGTGTGGCGGATATCAACATCGATGAACTGGTAAAATTCCATCAGGAGGGCGGCCGCATGGCAACGCTGACCTCCGTACAGCCGATGGGACGTTTTGGTGCGCTGGATCTGCGGGAAGACGGAGAAATCACAAACTTCAAAGAGAAAAAACAGGAAGACAGCGGATGGATCAACGCAGGATTTATGGTACTTGAGCCGGAGATCCTGGATCTGATCGAGGGAGATGCGACGGTATTTGAAAAATATCCGCTGGAAGAGGCAGCCAGAAGAGGGCAGTTGGATGCGTACCGGCATAATGGTTTCTGGCAGTGTATGGATACGATGAACGAGAAGAAAAAACTGGAAGAAATGTGGAGAAGCGGAAATGCTCCATGGAAAGTATGGGAATAAGAGACATGAATAATCTGGCATTTTTTAAAGGAAAAAAAGTATTTCTCACCGGACATACCGGATTCAAAGGATCCTGGCTTTCCCGGATCCTGATCCTTGCGGGAGCCGAGGTGACCGGATATGCGCTGGAAGCGCCAAAAGAGGCAAAGCTGTTTGATACGTTACAGCTGGAAAACAACATGCATTCCGTGATCGGAGATATCCGCGACCGAGAAAAACTTATAAGTACCATGCAGGAGGCACAGCCGGAGATCGTTCTTCATCTGGCGGCACAGCCAATCGTGCGGGAATCGTATAAAGATCCGGTGGGAACGTATGAGACGAATGTGATGGGAACGGTAAATATTCTGGAAGCGGTGCGTCAGACGAAAAGCGTAAAATCGTTCCTGAATGTGACAACCGACAAAGTCTATAAAAATAACGAATGGGAGTGGGGCTACCGGGAAACCGATGAACTGGACGGGTACGATCCGTATTCCAACAGTAAGTCCTGTTCCGAACTGGTGACACACAGCTATGAAAAATCCTTCTTAAAAGAAGCCGGTGTGGCGGTGTCCACGGCGAGAGCGGGCAA is part of the Blautia faecicola genome and encodes:
- the rfbF gene encoding glucose-1-phosphate cytidylyltransferase, producing MKVVILAGGFGTRISEESVLKPKPMVEIGDKPILWHIMKLYSYYGYNEFVICCGYKQHMIKEWFADYYLHSCDVTFDFTQGNKMTVHNNISEPWKVTLVDTGLNTMTGGRIKRVKEHLNGEPFLLTYGDGVADINIDELVKFHQEGGRMATLTSVQPMGRFGALDLREDGEITNFKEKKQEDSGWINAGFMVLEPEILDLIEGDATVFEKYPLEEAARRGQLDAYRHNGFWQCMDTMNEKKKLEEMWRSGNAPWKVWE
- the rfbG gene encoding CDP-glucose 4,6-dehydratase, yielding MESMGIRDMNNLAFFKGKKVFLTGHTGFKGSWLSRILILAGAEVTGYALEAPKEAKLFDTLQLENNMHSVIGDIRDREKLISTMQEAQPEIVLHLAAQPIVRESYKDPVGTYETNVMGTVNILEAVRQTKSVKSFLNVTTDKVYKNNEWEWGYRETDELDGYDPYSNSKSCSELVTHSYEKSFLKEAGVAVSTARAGNVIGGGDFAPDRIIPDCVRAVAKGEKIAVRNPHSTRPYQHVLEPLGAYLMIAQAQYENPACAGSYNVGPGDDDCITTGQLADLFCDSWGGDAAWENLYQGGPHEANFLKLDCSKIRTAFGWKPHWQVAQAVKETAVWYQAWLAGKDMTAFTDEQIRKYFTLQEIAFL